From Neoarius graeffei isolate fNeoGra1 chromosome 27, fNeoGra1.pri, whole genome shotgun sequence:
TTAATGAAGTCACCCGTGTCGCAACCAGACAAAGGGCCTCTTGCTGAAGCTGGTAACTTGGTATCAAATATGttgtcagcatagcagtggtattTAGAGTATTTAGAGTACTGAGCTATTACAACTGCTGCTATTTAGATACCTATACAGCAAAATCTTTATAAGCAGgttttttaataattataaaattctgtcagaaaaaaaaccctcaaagacACAAAAATTATTTGAACACATATGGGCAGTgtacctcttgcctgaagtcagctgggtttggctctagcttgccctttgaccctgacggataagtagtatacagtggcatgcaaaagtttgggcacccttactgaaaatgtctgttactgtgaatagttaagtgagcagaagatgaactgatcaccaaaaggcataaaggtaaagacaacacgtttcttttcagcgttttctacaagatttgtgtattatttttgttttgtacaattggagagtgaaaaaagaaaaggaacaccatgcgaaaatttgggcaccccaatacatttgagttctcaagtaacttttaccaaggttccagaccttaattagcttattgagctgtggcttgttcaaattcttcgttaggaaaggtcagatgatgcagatttcaaagctgtataaattctctgactcctcaaacttgtccctaaaatcaacagccatgggctcctctaagcaactccctcgcattctgaataataaaataattgatgctcacaaggcaggagaaggctacaagaacgtagcaaagtgttttcaggtagccgtttcctcagattgtaatgttattaagaaatggcagttaacagaaacagtggagatcaaggtgaggtctggaagatgaagaaaactttctgaaagaactgctcgttggattgctagaaaggcaaataaaaacccctgtttgactgcaaaagaccttcagaaagattgagcagaccctggagtggtggtgcactgttctactctgcagcgacacctgaacaaatatgaccttcatgggagagtcatcagaagaaaacctttcctgcatccgagccacaaaattcagcgtctgaagtttgcaaatgaacacctaaataagcctgatgcattttggaaacaagtcctgtggactgatgaaatcaaaatagaactttttggccacaatgtgcaaaggtatgtttggagaaaaaagggtgccaaattccaggaaaagaacacctctccaactctgaagcatgggtgtggatccatcatgctttggggttgtgttgcagccagtggcacagggcacatttcactggtcgagggaagcatggattcgaataaataccagcaaattctggaagcaaacatcacaccatctgtaaaaaagttgaagttaaaaagaggacgggtcctacaataagacgatgatcttattacatataacgcatctcaaaatctacaatggaatacctcaggaGGCGCAAGCTgatggttttgcccgggccctcacagtcccctgacctaaacatcattgaaaatctgtggatagatctcaaaagagcagtgcatgcaagacagcccaagaaacttgtagaactggaagccttttgcaaggacgaatgtgtgaaaatcccccaggtaagaactgaaagcttATTAGCTGGCtataaaaagtgtttacaagctgtgatacctgCCAAAGGGggcgttactaggtactaaccatgcagggtgcccaaacttttgcttcaggcccttttccttttttgtcattttgaaaatgtaaaagattaaaattaaaaaaaaatttgcttaaaatataaagggaatgagtcatctttaactttatgacttttggagatcatttcatgttcaacctgcttaactgttcacagtaacagcaattttgaccaggggtgcccaaacttttgcataccattgtagataatggatgtatggatggattgatggatgataTATTTGGATTTTGTTTGATTTCATATGTTATGAACACTTACCCTGTCTTAACCCTGAATTAAATATTCTTATGTTTGTATACTAATTGAATAAATCCTGCATCCACAAGTCTATTTCAATAGAAATGGAAGAAAAAGGACACCAACATGGCATCACACTTGAAAATTCATAACAATCCATATGAAACGTTAAAAGTTTAAGGTTAGGACTACAGACAAGGCCAGCTTTCATTCCTTTTACTACATCGACAttcatctcatcccatctcatctcatctcatctcatctcatctcatctcatctcatctcatctcatctcatctcatctcatctcattatctgtagccgctttatcctacatCCAACCACATCACCCATACTGCTGCTTGATGTCTTCAAATTGGTATCAAATTTTCATGAGTTCAGGTTCAGGACACAAGCAAACCACAAGACAACTATATAGGAAATCATAAATATGGTACTCTCACAGGGAAATCCTACATCAGAGTTTCCCAATTAGTTTTCCCCAAGGGCCAAATTATGTCAAGCATGCCAAGCCAAGGGCCAAAATGTCCAGGGttaaacactcacacacccaccaacactgaaaaataaacattcaggtgcatgcacgcacgcacacacctttTTATATCTGACTCAAACCAGAACCATTTTATTAACTGCGCCTCAAATAGCATAAAACAATGATTAACAACAGTACTACAGCAAGTGGCACACAGCGGGAAAGGACTGCATATTCTGAGGCAAAGATAACTGTCAACTTTTGTATAAAGGTCTGATTATATATTTGCATACCAACGATAACATTAATGCGGATTGTTAAACTGTGCAAACACCTGCAAAATATCCAAACAGCTTTCCACATAGACAGCCATCAGCAGCATCTCTACAATCACGTTCACCTCAAGAAGAGCCAAGTGAGACTGTGAGCAAAGAGTCAGACTGGAGGACATAtttacatgcacgcacgcacgcacacatgcacaggagaaagacagagagagagattttcattttgtcacatttaaaaTATGAGGTTAAATACCACAATAACACACGAACACATTATTATTAGTTGGGCATTTTGGTTTACCAAACAATATCAGGCTATAAATACCAAATTGTATTATTTGCTTTCTTGTACCAAACAGCATAATTTGCTTTCACACAGACAGCATGCAAATCAAGCAAGTCAGTATAGCGCTGGCATGGTCtggtaaaataaaacaaaactggtCAGTCCATTCAGATCTGAACTGATAGGTTTCTTGGTCAACTTTGCACTTTTTTGCGCAGTACATGTTGTTCTTGGTTTAGGACGCTTAATGATTATCTGTTACTTACTGGTAATAACAGGTGGAGATAACAGGCGTCTTTAGGTCGCCAGTTGAGGACTGTAGAGAGCACGCATGTCTTCTGACGTCTATGCGTGCTTTATGGCGTGGGTCAGAGGTCAAGTGTACGGCGTGGGATGAAGTCTAAATAAAGTAGACCAACTCACTTTTTGTAATGTCTTATGACTGGTGCATTAGTGCCAATGGGTCAATAGTGCTCTCGTGGGCCAGATGTGGCCTACGGGCCACCATTTAGGGTTCGGTGTCCTACACCACGCCGGGCCGACCTCAAGCCATCATGATGATATTTCTCATTTTGAACACAATGCAATATAATAATGTAAAATAGCGTGTTTTGCATACAATTTTTGCATTTTTCAATGAAACTGTACTGCTGAACATCATTTTTTGCTATCCTTTAAGATTCCAGTAAGATATATGTTCAGTTATCCTCCTATACACATAATAAACACATTACTATGGGACATAATGGGATAGTGGAAAAACACTACTGTGTTGCTAGCAGACATCTTGTCACGACCCATTACCAGATGGTAACAAGGACTGATCCAATGTTTCTGACTAATACTTCTCACTATAGCTCTGATTTGGCAATAATTATGCCCTTTCATCGATTTGAACTGTGAAATTATTCACTAGACGGCTTTTTTGTGTAGTTGCGTATTTCTCAAGTCATTTCTTGTTTGCTTATGAGCGTGTTTTGGTACTTGCCCACATATCAAGTGACAGATATCTCGCTCAGTGGGGCATTAGTAGTTGCGGTCATCACTTCTCACAATAGAGTGACTAACAGGCACAGTGTGTCAGTGTGAATCTGTACTTTGGGGTTTGGATTGTTTTTGGTTAACTCTTTCCTAGTCAGGCCATAATCATGTTGACCACAGAAAGGTAATAAAACAATGATCTTAGGTcatattcatttataaatgcaGTTCCTGAACCAAttttaagaaaaataaaaaaaaaaagccattcaaTGAGAACATAAAACATACCATAAAATAACATTGTCAGATTGAAACAATGCCAACGAGACTTGTTGATTTCAAGTTAGTAAACTTTTCACAAGGGTGATACACTTATGGATATGCCTTTTGGGCCTATGAAAGTGAATGTAGTGTCCCCATTTGTATGTTTGAGGATATATTTACGTTATTTGTACCTTAAGAAATAAAACTGTATACTgtgcttttttttcttaaagtgcatattaacAAAGTGTTCTCATCTTTCTCCTCTGTTCATCAAGGGCCTTCAGATTTTATTCTGTGGTTGTGTTTTTCTCCACATTGCTGACAGGTACCCAAACATCAAAAGCCTTTGGAGAAAACAAGCTTGTCCTTAAATTACATCTCATGTTCATGAAACATCTTTATATAAACACCTGTGGGGCAAAAACAAAGGTAAATTGTGGTATTTTGGACTTTTCAAGTATTCATAAGGTATGAGGATAATCAGTAAGTGCAGGTTTAGGCCTGCAAGATTGACAAGGCTGGAAACGAGGTTAAGCAAGGTAACGTGGAGACAAGTATCTGAAGGATGAGTAGCTATATAAAAAACTCATATGCACTGACATGATTTCCGTTTTTCGCACTGAAACACAGTGATAACTTTGCTTGAATGCACAGAGGTAACTAACATCCATAGGCATATATGTAACTAATACGGATGCTACATGCCTGTGTGCTGACCTCTTGACCTTGTGAAAAAGAGTCTCTAAAAGATGAGCAGCACATGTTCTATAGCCTTTCCCCTTCCCTGAGGGAGGCCAGGTCACTGCCTGCATAAAATGTTCAGTATTAAACCAAAAATGCACCATACTTAAGATCTGCACTTAAACCTGCAGCCATGTCGTAATATATAAGGCTTTTAAAGAACCGTTTGAATTCAAAGAACAAATTTGCAGGTAAGTTTGCATAAAAAGTGAGACAAGATCCTTTTGAAGCTTCcactgactttacttaaaaaaagagACTTTTTGGTACAAAGCATCTACATACATAAGCAGTACAAATAAAACCATTGTGTAACACATATCTACCAGTTATAAATGTGTGCTATCATTGGGaccatttatatgtttatttcaaaataaataatgCCTTTTTACAGTGCCATTACTATCTGAACCAAGAAACACGCTTGGCGGCTCATTTTTTGCAAGAAAACTGCTCATATGGGCTACTCATAATGTCAATGACATGATGTCCCTGGAGACCAATTACATATACATATTCAAGTATTTCATCTCAAGCAAAAGCACTGGAATACTACTCTTGTACATTTAAAATATGCAAGAAGACATTATTGCTGTTTTCCCTTTGAAATGATTGTTCCattattttgtactgtatataTGCATTAAAGACAGGGAAGTATGGATAAAATGACAAAGATTTAGACTGGAAAGAGGAATATTAATATTATGGTACAAGTATGTGACGTTTTTTTTAAAACTGCTCTTGCTCAAAGTTCAGTCTTGACTTGGTCGCAAATGTCCTCAATGGTGGTGGTAGTTATTCCCTTCATCTTTTGTAGAAGATCTCTCATGACACTGCCTTGGACTTTACCTTCATTCTCCACAGCCCATGTAATGGATCTTAGAACACAGTTCAGGTCACTTGAGCTCATCCCTACTCAAACCACTCTTGATTCGCCTCTCTTACAATGTCTTGCTTTTCCTAAAACGGAAAGTTTAACGCGATGACAAGAGTAGGTTGCTTTGAGCCTCTTCTTTGAGTTTATTCCCAAAAAGGTAGCACCATAATATTACCATATGGAGCagttcgtttaaaaaaaaaaaatagtgccattAATATTGTCCGTGGCATTGTGCAATCTGCCGATGATTTTTCTTCATTATTGAACCGCAGGGGGTAGGGTGAATGAAGGTGCATATAAAGCAAAtatcattttaattttaaaaaaaaatgctcccaATAGTGTAACTTTAGAATCGCAGGTGCAAATGAGACAGAGTCACTCCATCTCAGGGTTGGGATTTTGTGGAATGAAGGCTGCCATACTCACTGCTATACACACTCCATTGGTAATTCATTGGGAATCTGGCTGTGCACCCTGTGAATCAGAGACTTCATTGATCTTTTCTGTCGCCTGATCCATCACTCTTACATTCAGCTCTATCACTAAAGTCTCTTCGGCTGAGTAAGGCAGGAGATAACACAGAATgttcatatctgtatttgtaaAGGATGCTCGATGACAGGGTTCATTAAAAAAGCCTCGCTTGATCAAGGTCAAGGCTTATAATCCCTTTAAATCTCAGCAGTTTTTGCTTCACTTATGGACAGCGAAGCTCTGGAGGCGTGGGTAATTTGAGGACTTATACTGGAAACGGTCATCAGGGGCCGATGAAAGTTGGGCTGCTCCTGGTCTTGGATTTTCTCAGCAAGCCTTTTAAACTTTCTGGAACGGAGGATGGGAGGGATTCCTCTCCTCAGCCTTTGAGCAGCTGTCCGTTGCCACAACTCATATTGGGAAAGCCTCATGTTAAGAGGCTTCCTTGTGCTATCCTGCAAAACAAGATGGATTTATCAACTTGAGGAATCAGCCTCATGAATTGCTGTAACTTTAGAAGATGCATATGCTTCTTTATTTCACATTTCCCCCATATCCTCTGTTTGCTATCTCACTTCCTGAATTAGTTCACCATTACTGCTTCAAGTTCCATTAGCAATAATTGATTTTTAGCTTTAGAGTAGAGTAGGTTTAGCTCAAATGTGGCATGTAGCATTTTATAATGCCGCTGTTATGATGATCCATGTCTCATTGCTATTTGTTCTATTCTCTACAACTGGAGGGTTAAAGAACAGCTTTCCTATTTGTGATACGTGTCGAGAGTGTGACTCTGTACATGTACTCAGTGTCAACGTTCTGTTCTTAAATGCAGCCCAATTATTGTTCTGCTGGttatcttgtttttgttgttttgaaaTTCAAGCCTTGGCCAGCCAGCTGGCCTACAGTCTTGCCAGTGCTTAACATATTTTCATGCCAAGACCACATGGCGCAGCCACGCACCAGAATGTGGCACGGCACTTGTTTTGGTGTTTTGAATAATGACATCATTCCATGTGCAGGCCAATAGCATTGTGTTACTATATGCATTTCGAGCTGTCTTTCTCCTTGTAGCCAGTGTATTTCCTTTAAAACTGTCAACCATTTTTCGTGATCTCTGCTGTTTTTCCACATTACTCAGCTGTTTCAGATAGAATACATGCTTGACACTGATGTTCCCTTGATAAAACGTCCTGTGTGTGTTGGCTCAGCAGAATCAATGTGCCTGGCAGTAGATTGGATGAGATAGGCTACTGTACGTACCTTAGGAAGAGTTTGTAACACTGGGACGACCTGCAGTGTAGTGGCAGTGATGTCTCTCTCAGACTTTGCAGGTTTCGCACAATACTGCTCGAGGAGATGCAAATCACAGCTCCGAAAACAGCATTCCTCGACTATTCCTCGGTGAGGACGGCGACTGTTTGATCTGTACGGCCGGCCTGAGGAGAGAAACAGAGCAAAATCATAAACGCCATGTGATTTTTTCTTCGACTTATCGCATTATTTGCACCTTATGTAGTGTACTGAGAATAGTCATGTAGCCCTGCAGATACAGTAATTTACTTTACTCTGTCAGTAGAGTCACAATAAAAGCTAACTTCATCTGGTGCACAAGTACACTTCCTAGATCATGCCTCACAATGATGCTTACTGGCATTTGCAGAACATATATAgaaaaaacattattattattattattcgtagtagtagtagtagtagtaatctaCACTATTTAAGGAGACAATAGTTTGCACATTAAATGAAAATCACATTAGGCATGTGAATGGGAGGGTCCATTTTTACATTGTCTattctttaaatttttttttaatgttgtgaaATTAACAAGTGCAAATAATGAAGTTCTAAAATTCAACATTTTAGCTTTAAAGCTTTAAAATTAGTATAGAAGAATAGTATATAATGATATGTATAATGATCATGCCATTTTTGTTCATTGTGTTTAttatcagtagtagtagtagtagtagtggtggtagtggtagtagtagtagtagtaattgtgTAACATGGAGCATGTTGTGTAATATTCATACAATAGTCATAGAAACAGCTCTTAAAAGGTCTACGTAGATAAGAGTTTCCAGAGAAAAAGGAAAACTGACATGTAAATGTCCAAGCTACAGAAATCATTTAACCTTGTCCTTTATCTATTGAACAGAGATAAGTGGTAAATATTAAGAGGGGGAAGTCCACTGTCAGTTCATAGAAGTGAAATGGGAGGTGGGAGTGGAAGCTAATTTAATCTGATCTTTAAGATCAACCCCTGTCAGACAGTCCAAATTTAAAAGAATACATCCTGGAATACGCACATATTAAAAACTGAGAGTAGCCCTGAAATAACTGACTATCTGCATGAAAATACTGTCTTGATGTGATACAGTTTAACGTAGATTGTATTTAAAGTTATGAATAAAGTAGGTAAATTAAAGGTGTACATTATAAGAACAGTCAGACTTCTATGTGAATAACATCAGACAGCATCAGGCAGGTAACCCACACTGCTACATTTGTTTAAATGTGCAGTAGAAAGATGAAAATCCATTAGGCATTTAAAAGTCTGGACAACTGCATCTAATGCTTAATGCAGTGGAGATGACTGCTTTAGTGGCCTGTGTGAAGCTGTAGTGGCCAGTTCAAACCTAGTAGCACTCAGCATGCACTATGGGAAATGTCATTAAAACTTACTGAAGTAAAAGCCTCTGTCTCCACACACGAACTGCAGAGTGTCCACTAGCTCCCCACCGCATAGCGTCTCTGCTGAGACTTGAGACGAATACAGTGACAATGCCACTGTGAAAAGCAAAAGTCTACAGGAAGACGTCATctagaaaaggggaaaaaatatatatatatatatatatatatatatatatatatatatatgtatgtgtgtatgataTCCTGAGTTATCCAGATAGACTACGTATGTGGACAGACAGGGTCAGAAAGCAAAGGCACATTTTGCATATCATTTCAAGCATCTGTTCCAGTCAAAGCAGTAGAGGACCAGGGTATATGTTGAAATCCCCTGTGTTAACACCCACTGTGTTTATGTAAGTCCAGCTGGACACAAATGAACATTGACGGAGTTCATTCAACACTGCAAGAGTTAATTAACCACTGGAGATTTTTACTCTGCATCTCCAAAAACAAGCATGTCTACCTGTCTATATATAAACAGGTAGGATCATTCATTTCAAGGCTATTTGTTCCATAATTGAAGACAAAAGCTTCTATAAGCACATAAAAATCTGTGATTATAATAGAGTGAAAGAAGAATTTTGGACTTAAGATTGTATCTCTAACATCTATGTGTCACTGATGCTTGATGGTGATGTCTTTTCAGGTAACATGATTGATTTAAGTCCTATCTGGCTCATATTAAAAGCAGtcagggtatatatatatatatatatatatatatatatatatatatatatatatatatatatataatgaaatagcaaacacataataataataataataataataataataataataataataataataataaggaaagAGTTTGCTATTCTCTTACCA
This genomic window contains:
- the igf2a gene encoding insulin-like growth factor 2a, whose protein sequence is MEEQKVSSDHSVCRSCRRAERRTTMMTSSCRLLLFTVALSLYSSQVSAETLCGGELVDTLQFVCGDRGFYFSRPYRSNSRRPHRGIVEECCFRSCDLHLLEQYCAKPAKSERDITATTLQVVPVLQTLPKDSTRKPLNMRLSQYELWQRTAAQRLRRGIPPILRSRKFKRLAEKIQDQEQPNFHRPLMTVSSISPQITHASRASLSISEAKTAEI